The Solanum lycopersicum chromosome 6, SLM_r2.1 genome has a window encoding:
- the LOC138349351 gene encoding uncharacterized protein, translated as MKEAKVEEFINLKQGSMTVREYSLKFVKLSRYATPLVSTSREEMSIFLTGINGDLEEDCRAAMLHDNMDLSRLMMHVQQVKDNRKRRGVRDVRRPRPQDQAGPSHRGHGNNFSVREQPKFKKGQQSAGNSDPQRNTTPRGGRPEPKRGNRDCPQNRGQAGGNAQPRPTPHNATAAEPPKRNIFYALKGREEQEKSADVVTGSTLSFVTPLLALTFEILPEVLHDPIVVSTPLGENVRTDRVYKNCPIVVSGKAMCANLIKLPMRDFDIILGMDWLHSYYACLECRSRVVRFRFPNGEELVWEGYNPIRPNPLISNLKANKMMAKGLLCHLVSVNDLDHDVPPIDSVFVVNEFQDVFPEDLPGVPPLREIEFVTFLGHVVSDQGVEVDPRKTEAVKKWPKPLTPTDICSFLGLAGYYRRQLKVHEKNYPTHDLELPAMVFALKLWRHYLYGIHVDVFMDHKSLQYVLTQRELNLRQRRWLELLKDYDMNVHYHPDRGAQFTSHFWRSFQESLGTQVKLSTAFYPQTDGQAERTIQTLEDMLRAIGMAQFEALYGRRCRSPVGWFEIGESSILGPEIIHEALEKVRLIRDRLSTAYSRQKSYADNRKRPLEFNVGDQVYLKISPMKGVMRFGRKGKLSPRLGMIAGRFRAILCFRDEYDYVCVLGIV; from the exons atgaaagaggccaaggttgaggagttcatcaacctcaagcaaggATCCATGactgtcagggagtattccctgaagtttgtgaagTTATCAAG gtatgctactccCTTGGTTTCTACCAGCAGGGAGGAGATGAGCATattcctcacaggaatcaatGGAGACCTGGAGGAGGATTGTCGggctgcgatgctccatgataatatggacctttcTAGATTAATGATGCATGTCCAGCAGGTAAAGGACAACCGAAAGAGGAGAGGAGTACGTGATGttaggaggcctaggcctcaagatcaggcaggTCCCAGCCATAGAGGCCATGGAAACAATTTTAGCGTCCGCGAGCAGCCCAAATTCAAGAAGGGGCAACAGAGTGCTGGAAATTCTGACCCTCAAAGAAATACAACGCCTAGAGGAGGCAGACCCGAACCCAAGAGGGGCAATAgag ACTGTCCCCAGAACAGAGGTCAGGCTGggggtaatgctcagcctaggcctacCCCACATAATGCAACAGCAGCCGAGCCTCCGAAGAGGAACATATTTTATGCCTTGAAAGgtagggaggagcaggagaagtccgctgatgtggtcacag ggtctacgctttcctttgtgACTCCTTTGCTTGCCCTTACTTTTGAAATACTAcctgaagttctgcatgatcctatagtggttagtacgcctttaggagaaaatgtgagAACCGATAGGGTATACAAgaattgcccaatagttgtgaGTGGCAAGGCTATGTGTGCAAACTTGATTAAGTTACCCATGcgtgattttgatattattcttggcatggactggcttcacagCTATTATGCTTGCTTGGAATGTCGTAGTAGGGTGGTGAGGTTTCGATTCCCTAATGGAGAAGagttagtctgggaggggtacaaccCGATTCGTCCTAAccccttgatttcaaatcttaaggccaataaaatgatggccaaagggttattatgtcatctagtgagtgttaatgatttagatcatgatgTTCCTCCCATAGACTCGGTGTTTGTAGTAAATGAATTCCaagatgtgtttcctgaagatttgcctggagtccctccccttcgagagattgaatttg tgaccttcctgggccatgttgtgtccgatcaaggTGTAGAAGTGGACCCCAGAAAGACTGAAGCAGTTAAGAAGTGGCCAAAGCCTCTTACACCCACCGATATCTGTAGCTttctgggattggctggttactaccgcag acagctcaaggttcatgaaaaaaattatcccactcatgacttggagttgcCAGCTATGGTGTTTGCATTGAAGttgtggaggcattatctttatggaatacatgtggatgtgttcatggatcataagagtctccagtacgtgttgACGCAGAGGGAGCTGAATCTACGGCAACGCAGATGGTTGGAGCtgctgaaggattatgacatgaatgtgcactatcatccag atagaggagctcagtttacttcgcatttttggagatctttccagGAAAGCTTAGGCACGCAGGTGAAACTTAGTACTGCCTTttatcctcagacagatgggcaggcagagcgcactattcagacattggaggacatgttaagagc cattgggatggcacagtttgaggcattgtatggtaggaggtgtagatctccagttgggtggttcgagaTTGGAGAGTCATCTATTCTcggtccagagatcattcatgaggccttggagaaagttagactgattagggacaggttgtCTACTGCTTACAGCCGACAAAAATCATATGCAGACAACAGGAAACGACCCTTAGAATTTAACGTTGGTGACCAGGTCTACTTGAAGATAtctcctatgaaaggggtgatgagatttggtagaaaagggaagcttagtccgag gttgggtatgattgctggtagatttagagctatattatgttttcgcgatgaatatgattatgtttgtgtacttgGAATCGTATGA
- the LOC101250511 gene encoding uroporphyrinogen decarboxylase, chloroplastic: MSCIYSSVSSFSISSKSSSSSRSKFKPRISCSVGGTVAEPKTINATEPLLLDAVRGKEVERPPVWLMRQAGRYMKSYQILCEKHPSFRERSENVDLVVEISLQPWKVFQPDGVILFSDILTPLSGMNIPFDIIKGKGPVIFDPPTTLSDVEKVREFIPEESVPYVGEALTILRKEVNNQAAVLGFVGAPFTLASYVVEGGSSKNFTKIKRLAFAEPKVLHSLLQIFATSMAKYIRYQADHGAQAVQIFDSWATELSPVDFEEFSLPYLKQIVEAVKLTHPDLPLILYASGSGGLLERLPLTGVDVVSLDWTVDMADGRRRLGPNVAIQGNVDPGVLFGSKEFITNRINDTVKKAGKGKHILNLGHGIKVGTPEENVAHFFEVAKGLRY; this comes from the exons GAACTGTTGCTGAACCAAAAACTATAAATGCAACAGAGCCTTTGTTGCTTGATGCTGTTCGGGGTAAAGAAGTAGAAAGGCCTCCTGTTTGGCTTATGAGACAAGCAGGGAGGTACATGAAG AGTTATCAAATCTTATGTGAGAAGCACCCATCCTTTCGTGAGAGATCAGAAAATGTAGATCTTGTGGTAGAAATTTCTCTGCAGCCATGGAAAGTATTCCAGCCTGATGGG GTCATTTTGTTTTCAGATATTCTTACTCCTCTCTCTGGTATGAACATCCCTTTTGACATTATAAAGGGGAAGGGTCCTGTCATATTTGATCCACCGACCACACTTTCTGATGTTGAGAAAGTTAGAGAATTTATTCCTGAAGAATCAGTTCCATATGTTGGAGAAGCATTAACAATTTTGCGGAAAGAG GTAAATAATCAAGCAGCAGTTCTGGGTTTCGTTGGGGCACCATTTACGTTGGCTTCATATGTGGTTGAAGGTGGTTCCTCTAAGAACTTTACAAAAATTAAGAGATTAGCTTTTGCGGAGCCCAAG GTCCTTCATTCGCTGCTTCAAATATTTGCAACCTCAATGGCTAAATATATCCGTTATCAAGCTGACCATGGAGCTCAAGCAGTTCAGATCTTTGATTCATGGGCCACAGAGCTAAGCCCAGTCGATTTTGAGGAGTTCAGTCTACCATACTTAAAACAGATAGTTGAGGCAGTGAAACTAACCCATCCTGATCTCCCTCTGATTCTTTATGCAAGTGGATCAGGTGGCTTGCTTGAGAGACTACCCTTGACAGGAGTAGATGTAGTCAGTTTGGACTGGACAGTTGATATGGCTGATGGTAGGAGACGACTGGGTCCTAATGTGGCTATACAAGGTAATGTGGATCCTGGAGTTCTCTTTGGCTCCAAGGAATTTATTACCAACCGGATAAATGATACAGTGAAGAAAGCTGGTAAAGGGAAACATATTTTGAACCTTGGACATGGCATCAAAGTAGGTACACCTGAGGAAAATGTTGCTCACTTCTTTGAGGTTGCTAAAGGTCTTAGGTATTAG